One window of the Phycodurus eques isolate BA_2022a chromosome 7, UOR_Pequ_1.1, whole genome shotgun sequence genome contains the following:
- the septin4b gene encoding septin 4b isoform X1: MEDSDHEFPSSSDERDSCPISPNPSGDHFADQHSSHSDDSEVENIMQDPCHHVERDHLEHDRDHDPQHHHRDQEAYDADREAEGQDRPHTPSCLRPPVAGRAQSDSGSEPSLPLSVEFDLPFPVSPSRPKSPWARFDPYSNNEDQDKEYVGFATLPNQVHRKSVKKGFDFTLMVAGESGLGKSTLVNSLFLTDLYKDRKLLNAEERIMQTVEITKHTVDIEEKGVKLKLTIVDTPGFGDAVNNTECWKPVADYIDQQFEQYFRDESGLNRKNIQDNRVHCCLYFISPFGHGLRPLDVEFMKALHEKVNIVPVLAKADTLTPSEVKKKKIKIREEIELYGIKIYQFPDCDSDEDDDFKQQDHELKESIPFAVIGSNTVVEARGKRVRGRLYPWGIVEVENSAHCDFVKLRNMLVRTHMQDLKDVTRETHYENYRAHCIQNMTRMVVKERNRNKLTRESGTDFPIPAVGDVADSQTEKLIREKDEELRRMQEMLQRIQDQMHTKKDAY; this comes from the exons ATGGAGGACAGTGACCATGAATTTCCATCTTCATCTGACGAGCGGGACTCCTGTCCTATCTCCCCAAATCCAAGCGGGGACCATTTTGCCGACCAG CATTCGAGCCACTCCGATGACTCCGAGGTGGAGAACATTATGCAAGACCCCTGCCATCATGTAGAACGTGACCACCTTGAACATGACCGTGACCACGATCCGCAGCACCACCATCGTGATCAAGAGGCTTATGATGCAGACAGGGAAGCTGAGGGCCAAGACCGCCCTCACACCCCATCCTGCTTGCGCCCCCCTGTGGCGGGTAGGGCCCAGTCAGATTCAGGTTCAGAGCCCAGTTTACCTCTGAGTGTTGAGTTTGACTTGCCCTTCCCCGTCAGTCCCTCCAGACCAAAAAGTCCATGGGCCCGTTTTGACCCTTACAGCAATAATGAG gATCAGGACAAGGAGTATGTAGGTTTTGCAACACTCCCAAACCAGGTGCACCGCAAATCAGTCAAGAAAGGATTTGACTTCACACTAATGGTGGCAG GCGAGTCTGGCCTTGGAAAATCCACCCTGGTCAACAGTCTCTTCCTTACAGATCTTTACAAAGACAGGAAGCTGCTCAATGCTGAAG AACGAATCATGCAAACAGTTGAAATCACGAAGCACACTGTTGACATAGAAGAGAAAGGAGTCAAACTGAAGCTGACAATTGTGGACACTCCGGGCTTTGGTGATGCTGTCAACAACACAGAATG CTGGAAGCCAGTGGCCGACTACATCGACCAGCAGTTTGAGCAGTACTTCAGGGATGAGAGCGGCCTCAACCGCAAAAACATCCAGGACAACCGCGTGCACTGCTGCCTCTACTTCATCTCCCCCTTCGGTCACGG CCTTCGGCCCCTAGATGTGGAATTTATGAAAGCCCTGCACGAGAAGGTTAACATTGTTCCAGTGTTGGCCAAAGCAGACACACTCACCCCGAGTGAggtcaagaagaagaaaataaag ATCAGAGAAGAGATCGAGCTATATGGTATTAAGATATACCAGTTCCCCGACTGCGACTCCGATGAGGACGATGACTTTAAGCAGCAGGATCACGAGCTGAAG GAAAGCATTCCGTTTGCTGTCATCGGCAGCAACACAGTGGTGGAAGCCAGAGGCAAGAGGGTGCGAGGTCGTCTGTACCCTTGGGGGATTGTAGAAG TTGAAAACTCGGCGCACTGTGACTTTGTGAAGTTGAGGAACATGCTGGTTCGGACTCACATGCAGGACCTGAAGGACGTGACCCGGGAGACCCACTACGAGAACTACCGAGCCCACTGCATCCAGAACATGACCCGCATGGTTGTGAAGGAGCGCAACCGAAA TAAGCTAACCAGGGAGAGCGGCACCGACTTCCCCATCCCCGCAGTGGGCGACGTTGCTGACAGCCAGACGGAAAAGCTGATCCGGGAAAAAGACGAGGAG TTGCGGCGCATGCAGGAGATGCTGCAGAGAATTCAGGACCAAATGCACACGAAGAAGGACGCCTACTGA
- the septin4b gene encoding septin 4b isoform X2 produces the protein MQDPCHHVERDHLEHDRDHDPQHHHRDQEAYDADREAEGQDRPHTPSCLRPPVAGRAQSDSGSEPSLPLSVEFDLPFPVSPSRPKSPWARFDPYSNNEDQDKEYVGFATLPNQVHRKSVKKGFDFTLMVAGESGLGKSTLVNSLFLTDLYKDRKLLNAEERIMQTVEITKHTVDIEEKGVKLKLTIVDTPGFGDAVNNTECWKPVADYIDQQFEQYFRDESGLNRKNIQDNRVHCCLYFISPFGHGLRPLDVEFMKALHEKVNIVPVLAKADTLTPSEVKKKKIKIREEIELYGIKIYQFPDCDSDEDDDFKQQDHELKESIPFAVIGSNTVVEARGKRVRGRLYPWGIVEVENSAHCDFVKLRNMLVRTHMQDLKDVTRETHYENYRAHCIQNMTRMVVKERNRNKLTRESGTDFPIPAVGDVADSQTEKLIREKDEELRRMQEMLQRIQDQMHTKKDAY, from the exons ATGCAAGACCCCTGCCATCATGTAGAACGTGACCACCTTGAACATGACCGTGACCACGATCCGCAGCACCACCATCGTGATCAAGAGGCTTATGATGCAGACAGGGAAGCTGAGGGCCAAGACCGCCCTCACACCCCATCCTGCTTGCGCCCCCCTGTGGCGGGTAGGGCCCAGTCAGATTCAGGTTCAGAGCCCAGTTTACCTCTGAGTGTTGAGTTTGACTTGCCCTTCCCCGTCAGTCCCTCCAGACCAAAAAGTCCATGGGCCCGTTTTGACCCTTACAGCAATAATGAG gATCAGGACAAGGAGTATGTAGGTTTTGCAACACTCCCAAACCAGGTGCACCGCAAATCAGTCAAGAAAGGATTTGACTTCACACTAATGGTGGCAG GCGAGTCTGGCCTTGGAAAATCCACCCTGGTCAACAGTCTCTTCCTTACAGATCTTTACAAAGACAGGAAGCTGCTCAATGCTGAAG AACGAATCATGCAAACAGTTGAAATCACGAAGCACACTGTTGACATAGAAGAGAAAGGAGTCAAACTGAAGCTGACAATTGTGGACACTCCGGGCTTTGGTGATGCTGTCAACAACACAGAATG CTGGAAGCCAGTGGCCGACTACATCGACCAGCAGTTTGAGCAGTACTTCAGGGATGAGAGCGGCCTCAACCGCAAAAACATCCAGGACAACCGCGTGCACTGCTGCCTCTACTTCATCTCCCCCTTCGGTCACGG CCTTCGGCCCCTAGATGTGGAATTTATGAAAGCCCTGCACGAGAAGGTTAACATTGTTCCAGTGTTGGCCAAAGCAGACACACTCACCCCGAGTGAggtcaagaagaagaaaataaag ATCAGAGAAGAGATCGAGCTATATGGTATTAAGATATACCAGTTCCCCGACTGCGACTCCGATGAGGACGATGACTTTAAGCAGCAGGATCACGAGCTGAAG GAAAGCATTCCGTTTGCTGTCATCGGCAGCAACACAGTGGTGGAAGCCAGAGGCAAGAGGGTGCGAGGTCGTCTGTACCCTTGGGGGATTGTAGAAG TTGAAAACTCGGCGCACTGTGACTTTGTGAAGTTGAGGAACATGCTGGTTCGGACTCACATGCAGGACCTGAAGGACGTGACCCGGGAGACCCACTACGAGAACTACCGAGCCCACTGCATCCAGAACATGACCCGCATGGTTGTGAAGGAGCGCAACCGAAA TAAGCTAACCAGGGAGAGCGGCACCGACTTCCCCATCCCCGCAGTGGGCGACGTTGCTGACAGCCAGACGGAAAAGCTGATCCGGGAAAAAGACGAGGAG TTGCGGCGCATGCAGGAGATGCTGCAGAGAATTCAGGACCAAATGCACACGAAGAAGGACGCCTACTGA
- the septin4b gene encoding septin 4b isoform X3, translating into MVAGESGLGKSTLVNSLFLTDLYKDRKLLNAEERIMQTVEITKHTVDIEEKGVKLKLTIVDTPGFGDAVNNTECWKPVADYIDQQFEQYFRDESGLNRKNIQDNRVHCCLYFISPFGHGLRPLDVEFMKALHEKVNIVPVLAKADTLTPSEVKKKKIKIREEIELYGIKIYQFPDCDSDEDDDFKQQDHELKESIPFAVIGSNTVVEARGKRVRGRLYPWGIVEVENSAHCDFVKLRNMLVRTHMQDLKDVTRETHYENYRAHCIQNMTRMVVKERNRNKLTRESGTDFPIPAVGDVADSQTEKLIREKDEELRRMQEMLQRIQDQMHTKKDAY; encoded by the exons ATGGTGGCAG GCGAGTCTGGCCTTGGAAAATCCACCCTGGTCAACAGTCTCTTCCTTACAGATCTTTACAAAGACAGGAAGCTGCTCAATGCTGAAG AACGAATCATGCAAACAGTTGAAATCACGAAGCACACTGTTGACATAGAAGAGAAAGGAGTCAAACTGAAGCTGACAATTGTGGACACTCCGGGCTTTGGTGATGCTGTCAACAACACAGAATG CTGGAAGCCAGTGGCCGACTACATCGACCAGCAGTTTGAGCAGTACTTCAGGGATGAGAGCGGCCTCAACCGCAAAAACATCCAGGACAACCGCGTGCACTGCTGCCTCTACTTCATCTCCCCCTTCGGTCACGG CCTTCGGCCCCTAGATGTGGAATTTATGAAAGCCCTGCACGAGAAGGTTAACATTGTTCCAGTGTTGGCCAAAGCAGACACACTCACCCCGAGTGAggtcaagaagaagaaaataaag ATCAGAGAAGAGATCGAGCTATATGGTATTAAGATATACCAGTTCCCCGACTGCGACTCCGATGAGGACGATGACTTTAAGCAGCAGGATCACGAGCTGAAG GAAAGCATTCCGTTTGCTGTCATCGGCAGCAACACAGTGGTGGAAGCCAGAGGCAAGAGGGTGCGAGGTCGTCTGTACCCTTGGGGGATTGTAGAAG TTGAAAACTCGGCGCACTGTGACTTTGTGAAGTTGAGGAACATGCTGGTTCGGACTCACATGCAGGACCTGAAGGACGTGACCCGGGAGACCCACTACGAGAACTACCGAGCCCACTGCATCCAGAACATGACCCGCATGGTTGTGAAGGAGCGCAACCGAAA TAAGCTAACCAGGGAGAGCGGCACCGACTTCCCCATCCCCGCAGTGGGCGACGTTGCTGACAGCCAGACGGAAAAGCTGATCCGGGAAAAAGACGAGGAG TTGCGGCGCATGCAGGAGATGCTGCAGAGAATTCAGGACCAAATGCACACGAAGAAGGACGCCTACTGA